From Algoriphagus sp. NG3, the proteins below share one genomic window:
- a CDS encoding LysE family translocator → MSEALVEGVSMGLLLSAMIGPVFFTLIQSSLEKGFRYAAVVALGILSSDAIYVLLTFFGIKFLAEATYFEEVLGYVGGAILIGFGISYLLKRKLDKPIDIQDKKSRPKKRSAFLKGFSINGINPFVLLFWISIASLVHLKTGFGRADFWLYYSSILLTVFSIDLFKAYIAKQLKGFVTVHFMFWLNKAVGIAMIGFGLRLLWFAMG, encoded by the coding sequence GTGAGTGAGGCACTTGTGGAAGGTGTGAGTATGGGACTTTTATTGTCCGCCATGATCGGTCCTGTGTTTTTCACACTTATCCAAAGTAGTCTGGAAAAGGGCTTTCGTTACGCTGCAGTAGTAGCTTTAGGGATTTTGAGCAGTGATGCCATTTATGTGTTGTTGACTTTTTTTGGAATAAAATTCCTGGCTGAAGCCACTTACTTTGAAGAGGTATTGGGGTATGTAGGAGGGGCTATTTTGATTGGTTTTGGCATCAGTTATTTGCTTAAGAGGAAGTTGGATAAGCCTATTGACATCCAAGACAAAAAGAGCAGGCCAAAAAAAAGGAGTGCATTTCTCAAAGGGTTCAGTATCAATGGTATTAATCCTTTTGTGTTGCTGTTCTGGATCTCTATTGCCAGCTTGGTCCATCTCAAGACGGGTTTCGGGAGGGCGGATTTTTGGCTTTATTATTCAAGCATCCTACTAACCGTATTCAGCATAGATCTTTTCAAAGCATATATAGCCAAGCAACTTAAGGGCTTTGTAACAGTTCATTTTATGTTTTGGCTAAATAAGGCAGTGGGGATTGCCATGATCGGATTTGGACTTCGTCTTCTTTGGTTTGCAATGGGATAG
- the ald gene encoding alanine dehydrogenase: MIIGVPKEIKNNENRVALTPAGAKELVKRGHSVYVQHTAGEGSGFPDETYVEAGATILPTIEATYEIAEMIMKVKEPIEQEYKLIKENQLLFTYFHFASYEPLTKAMVASNSICLAYETVEKPDRSLPLLVPMSEVAGRMAVQKGANYLEKPLKGRGILLGGVPGVLPAKVLILGGGIVGTQAAWMAAGLGADVTIMDVSLPRMRYLADVMPANVKTMMSNEFNVRKMITNHDLIIGAVLIPGAKAPHLITRDMLKEMQPGTVLVDVAVDQGGCIETCKPTTHQDPTYIIDDVVHYCVANMPGAVPYTSTLALTNATLPYAIQLADKGWKKAAQENPDLVPGLNIINGDIVYQAVAEAFNMDYTPVIKYLAD, encoded by the coding sequence ATGATTATAGGTGTTCCGAAGGAAATCAAAAACAACGAAAACCGTGTAGCTCTTACTCCTGCCGGTGCAAAAGAATTGGTAAAAAGAGGACATTCCGTTTACGTGCAGCACACTGCTGGTGAAGGGAGCGGATTTCCGGATGAAACTTACGTAGAGGCCGGCGCCACCATTCTTCCTACTATTGAGGCGACTTACGAAATCGCTGAAATGATTATGAAAGTAAAGGAACCGATAGAGCAGGAATACAAACTGATCAAGGAAAACCAGCTGCTGTTCACCTATTTTCACTTTGCTTCTTATGAGCCATTGACTAAAGCAATGGTTGCCAGCAATTCAATCTGTCTTGCTTACGAGACGGTAGAAAAACCGGACAGAAGTCTCCCATTATTGGTGCCCATGTCTGAAGTGGCCGGGAGAATGGCAGTGCAAAAAGGGGCTAATTATTTGGAGAAACCACTGAAAGGAAGAGGGATTCTTCTTGGAGGTGTACCGGGTGTACTTCCTGCCAAAGTCCTGATTCTTGGCGGTGGTATAGTAGGCACCCAGGCAGCCTGGATGGCCGCCGGACTTGGAGCAGACGTGACGATCATGGATGTATCTCTACCCCGCATGAGATACCTAGCAGATGTAATGCCTGCCAATGTGAAGACGATGATGTCCAACGAGTTCAATGTACGTAAAATGATCACTAACCATGATCTGATTATCGGAGCGGTATTGATCCCAGGAGCCAAGGCACCTCACCTGATCACCCGTGATATGCTAAAAGAAATGCAACCGGGAACTGTGTTGGTGGACGTGGCTGTAGATCAAGGGGGATGTATTGAGACTTGTAAACCTACCACCCACCAAGACCCTACTTACATCATCGATGACGTGGTACACTATTGTGTAGCCAATATGCCTGGTGCTGTACCTTATACTTCCACGTTGGCACTGACAAATGCCACACTTCCTTATGCTATCCAATTGGCAGATAAGGGCTGGAAAAAAGCAGCACAGGAAAATCCTGACCTAGTTCCTGGTCTGAATATTATCAACGGTGACATTGTTTATCAAGCAGTAGCAGAAGCATTTAACATGGACTATACGCCTGTCATAAAATACCTGGCTGACTAA